From the genome of Marixanthomonas ophiurae, one region includes:
- the proS gene encoding proline--tRNA ligase, with product MAKNLTTRSEDYSKWYNELVIKADLAENSGVRGCMVIKPYGFGIWEKMQAELDRMFKETGHENAYFPLFIPKSYFSKEASHVDGFAKECAVVTHYRLKNDEEGNGIVVDPEAKLEEELIVRPTSETIIWDTYRKWVQSYRDLPLLINQWANVVRWEMRTRLFLRTSEFLWQEGHTAHATEKEAIAEAEQMMNIYADFAENYMAVPVVKGLKTESERFAGALETYCIEALMQDGKALQAGTSHFLGQNFAKAFDVKFASKEGKQEYVWATSWGVSTRLVGALIMTHSDDNGLVLPPKLAPNQVVIVPIYRNEEQFDAVSEVAKDLQTKLRAAGIRVKFDDRDTHKPGWKFNEYELKGVPVRIAIGPKDIEKGTVELARRDTLTKEFVNQDEVVDTVSGLMTEIQENLYTKAVDYRTEHTTEVDSYEEFKKVLKSKGGFISAHWDGTTETEDRIKNDTKATIRCIPLAGEKEAGSCMVTGKPSSQRVLFAKAY from the coding sequence ATGGCAAAGAACTTAACTACAAGAAGCGAGGATTACTCAAAATGGTACAATGAGTTGGTTATCAAGGCTGACCTTGCTGAAAACTCAGGTGTTAGAGGTTGTATGGTGATAAAGCCATATGGTTTTGGTATCTGGGAAAAAATGCAAGCAGAACTGGATCGAATGTTTAAAGAAACAGGTCATGAAAACGCTTATTTTCCACTTTTTATTCCGAAATCTTATTTTAGCAAAGAAGCGAGCCATGTAGATGGATTTGCTAAAGAATGTGCTGTGGTTACTCATTACAGATTAAAAAATGATGAAGAGGGGAATGGTATTGTGGTCGACCCCGAAGCTAAATTGGAAGAAGAATTGATAGTTCGTCCTACTTCTGAAACCATTATTTGGGATACCTATAGAAAATGGGTGCAATCGTATCGTGATTTGCCTTTATTGATAAATCAATGGGCTAATGTGGTGCGTTGGGAAATGCGTACACGATTATTTTTGCGTACATCTGAATTTCTATGGCAAGAAGGGCACACGGCACATGCAACCGAAAAAGAGGCCATTGCCGAAGCAGAACAAATGATGAACATCTATGCAGACTTTGCTGAAAATTATATGGCTGTTCCTGTGGTTAAAGGACTAAAAACCGAAAGCGAACGATTTGCGGGTGCTTTAGAAACGTATTGTATTGAAGCTTTAATGCAAGACGGAAAGGCGTTACAAGCTGGTACCTCACACTTTTTAGGGCAGAATTTTGCCAAAGCATTTGATGTTAAGTTTGCTTCAAAAGAAGGAAAGCAAGAATATGTTTGGGCGACCTCTTGGGGCGTGTCTACCCGATTAGTAGGTGCATTGATTATGACGCATAGTGATGATAACGGGTTGGTATTGCCTCCTAAATTAGCACCAAATCAAGTGGTTATTGTTCCTATTTACAGAAACGAGGAACAGTTTGATGCGGTTAGTGAAGTAGCAAAAGATTTGCAGACTAAATTACGAGCTGCAGGCATTCGTGTGAAATTTGATGATAGAGACACTCATAAACCCGGTTGGAAATTTAATGAATATGAATTAAAAGGAGTTCCGGTACGTATCGCTATTGGACCTAAAGATATTGAAAAAGGCACAGTAGAGTTAGCTAGGCGTGATACGTTAACAAAGGAGTTTGTAAACCAAGATGAGGTGGTTGATACAGTATCTGGCTTAATGACTGAAATACAAGAGAATCTATATACTAAAGCTGTGGATTACAGAACAGAGCATACAACCGAGGTAGATAGTTATGAAGAATTTAAAAAAGTACTGAAATCGAAAGGCGGATTTATATCTGCACATTGGGATGGGACTACAGAAACGGAAGATCGAATAAAAAACGATACAAAAGCAACAATTAGATGCATTCCCTTGGCTGGAGAAAAAGAAGCGGGAAGCTGCATGGTTACTGGAAAACCATCAAGCCAGCGTGTGCTGTTTGCAAAGGCGTATTAA
- the rpsT gene encoding 30S ribosomal protein S20, which produces MANHKSALKRIRNSETKRLRNRYQFKTTRNAIKKLKDATNKKEAEKLFPEVTSMIDKLAKNNVIHDNKAANLKSQISRHIAAL; this is translated from the coding sequence ATGGCGAATCACAAGTCAGCTTTAAAGAGAATTAGAAACAGCGAAACAAAGCGTTTACGCAACCGTTACCAGTTTAAAACTACGCGTAACGCAATTAAGAAGCTGAAAGATGCTACTAATAAGAAAGAGGCTGAAAAGCTTTTTCCTGAAGTAACGTCTATGATAGATAAATTAGCGAAAAACAACGTTATTCACGATAACAAAGCAGCTAATTTAAAGTCTCAGATTTCAAGACATATCGCAGCGCTATAA
- the coaD gene encoding pantetheine-phosphate adenylyltransferase, whose amino-acid sequence MKRRALFPGSFDPITIGHVDIIKRALPLFDEIIIAIGVNAEKKYMFPLEDRKQFIEDAFKKYDAVTVKTYKGLTADFCKAENAQYILRGVRNTADFTYEQTIAQANAEVMDVESVFLVASPAVSHVSSSIVRDIARNGGDYSSLMPFEV is encoded by the coding sequence ATGAAAAGACGTGCGCTTTTTCCTGGTTCTTTTGATCCTATTACAATAGGTCATGTTGATATTATAAAACGTGCGTTGCCTTTGTTTGACGAAATAATCATCGCTATTGGTGTTAATGCTGAAAAAAAATATATGTTCCCCCTTGAGGATCGAAAGCAGTTTATTGAAGATGCTTTTAAAAAGTATGATGCCGTAACTGTAAAAACGTATAAAGGACTCACAGCAGATTTTTGTAAAGCTGAAAACGCACAGTATATTCTTCGGGGTGTTCGCAACACCGCCGACTTTACCTACGAGCAGACCATCGCCCAAGCCAATGCCGAAGTGATGGATGTTGAAAGTGTGTTTTTAGTAGCTTCTCCAGCCGTATCGCACGTTTCCTCTTCTATTGTACGTGATATCGCTCGAAATGGCGGGGATTATAGTAGTTTGATGCCTTTTGAGGTTTAA
- a CDS encoding D-alanine--D-alanine ligase, giving the protein MAKKHIAVAMGGYSSEFEISLQSGAMVCDFLDKDKYHAYPIHILKEGWFYVSEDGTKHPVHKEDFSFDKDGTTIKPDAVFNCIHGTPGEDGQLQAYLRLVGVPQTSAGYYQAALSFNKRDCLSVLKGFGINCANSYYVNKGSNIDKEEIIKKVGLPCFVKPNRAGSSFGVSKVKEMDELLPAIEKAYEEDNEVLIETALIGTEVQVGVYKNNGKIVALPTTEIVSQNEFFDYEAKYLGASEEITPARISEEETQKIQAEAKKIYEVLNMTGISRSDFIIQKGTPYFIETNTNPGLSPESIVPQQVRESGMTLTEFFSILVDDVLD; this is encoded by the coding sequence ATGGCAAAAAAACATATCGCCGTCGCAATGGGCGGTTATTCAAGCGAATTTGAAATTTCACTACAAAGTGGAGCGATGGTTTGCGATTTTTTAGATAAAGACAAATATCACGCATATCCTATTCATATTCTAAAAGAAGGTTGGTTTTATGTTTCAGAAGATGGAACAAAGCATCCAGTACATAAGGAAGATTTCAGTTTTGATAAAGACGGAACAACTATAAAACCCGACGCTGTTTTTAATTGTATTCACGGTACACCTGGAGAAGACGGGCAACTTCAAGCATATTTACGACTAGTAGGCGTTCCTCAAACCAGTGCTGGATATTACCAAGCTGCATTGAGCTTTAATAAACGAGATTGTTTATCCGTATTAAAAGGCTTCGGAATTAATTGCGCCAATTCCTATTACGTAAATAAAGGTAGCAACATAGATAAAGAGGAAATTATAAAAAAAGTAGGCCTTCCTTGCTTTGTAAAACCAAATAGAGCTGGCTCTAGCTTTGGGGTTAGTAAAGTAAAAGAAATGGACGAACTGCTTCCTGCTATTGAAAAAGCCTACGAAGAAGATAACGAGGTGTTAATTGAAACCGCTTTAATAGGCACCGAAGTACAAGTAGGTGTGTATAAAAATAACGGAAAGATTGTTGCTTTGCCAACTACTGAAATTGTTTCGCAAAATGAGTTTTTTGATTATGAAGCTAAATATTTAGGTGCTTCGGAAGAAATAACGCCGGCACGTATTTCTGAAGAAGAAACACAGAAAATACAAGCTGAAGCTAAGAAAATATACGAAGTTTTAAATATGACCGGCATTAGCCGAAGTGACTTTATTATACAAAAAGGCACCCCATACTTTATTGAAACCAACACCAATCCCGGTTTATCACCAGAAAGTATTGTACCGCAACAAGTACGCGAATCTGGAATGACACTTACAGAATTTTTTAGTATTTTGGTAGATGATGTTTTAGACTAA
- a CDS encoding PASTA domain-containing protein has product MTFFRFLFTKAFLKQLLLAVLALVVLSFLVMWWLKGTTNHGQKIEVPSLSKLSLDLVEDKLNEMDLRYEILDSANYNPDFPKYSVIEQIPKAGKFVKEDRKIYLYLNPSGYRKIQVPNVIGRTRRQAEPTLLAMGFEIGKISYRPDISDQVKELRYKGERLEPGTEIQKTAVIDLIVGDESLNRVQEANDAVEEETQPTETENNDQ; this is encoded by the coding sequence ATGACATTTTTCAGATTCCTCTTCACCAAAGCTTTTTTAAAACAATTGTTATTGGCCGTTTTGGCTTTAGTAGTCTTAAGTTTCCTTGTAATGTGGTGGCTTAAGGGGACTACTAACCACGGTCAAAAAATTGAAGTTCCTAGCTTGAGCAAGCTCTCTTTAGACCTTGTTGAAGACAAATTGAATGAAATGGATTTGCGTTACGAAATACTAGATTCTGCCAATTATAATCCAGATTTTCCTAAATACTCGGTAATTGAACAAATTCCGAAGGCTGGAAAATTTGTAAAAGAAGATCGAAAAATTTATTTGTATTTAAATCCTTCGGGCTATCGAAAGATTCAGGTTCCAAATGTTATAGGAAGAACACGCCGTCAAGCAGAACCTACTTTATTGGCAATGGGTTTTGAAATTGGTAAAATAAGTTACCGTCCCGATATAAGCGACCAAGTAAAAGAGCTTCGTTATAAGGGTGAAAGATTAGAGCCGGGTACCGAAATACAAAAAACAGCAGTCATCGATCTAATTGTTGGTGATGAGTCATTAAACCGAGTGCAGGAAGCAAATGATGCTGTTGAAGAAGAAACACAACCTACCGAAACAGAAAACAATGACCAATAA
- a CDS encoding RluA family pseudouridine synthase produces the protein MTNNTEANTEDSGNDDLYEHYRYVADKGQQPLRVDKYLMNRIENATRNKIQKAAKDGNIHVNDAAVKQNYKVKPDDVVTVLFEHPPYENLLVPEDIPIDIVYEDDDVLVVNKEPGMVVHPGHGNYSGTLINALTFHFDNLPNNSSNRPGLVHRIDKDTSGLLVVAKTEEAMTHLSKQFFNKTTEREYVALVWGNVEEESGTVEGNIGRHPKNRLQNTVFEDDDDEERGKPAVTHFKVLERLGYVTLLSCRLETGRTHQIRVHLKHIGHTLFNDERYGGDKILKGTTFTKYKQFVDNCFKALPRQALHARTLGFVHPTTGEMKRFESQIPDDMEACLEKWRNYSKHAI, from the coding sequence ATGACCAATAATACTGAAGCGAATACAGAAGATTCCGGAAATGACGATTTGTATGAGCATTATCGCTATGTAGCCGATAAGGGTCAACAACCGCTTAGGGTTGACAAATACCTGATGAACAGGATTGAAAATGCTACTCGTAATAAAATTCAGAAAGCTGCGAAAGACGGAAACATTCACGTAAATGATGCTGCAGTAAAACAAAACTATAAGGTAAAGCCAGACGATGTGGTTACGGTTCTTTTTGAACATCCACCGTATGAAAACTTATTGGTTCCGGAAGATATCCCGATTGATATTGTATATGAAGATGATGATGTTTTAGTGGTTAATAAAGAGCCAGGAATGGTTGTCCATCCAGGTCATGGTAATTACAGTGGGACGTTAATCAATGCGCTTACCTTTCATTTTGATAACCTTCCAAATAACAGTAGTAATCGCCCAGGTTTAGTACACCGAATTGACAAAGATACGAGCGGGCTTCTTGTAGTTGCTAAGACGGAAGAGGCCATGACGCATTTATCCAAACAGTTCTTCAATAAAACAACCGAGCGTGAATACGTGGCTTTAGTTTGGGGGAATGTAGAGGAAGAGTCGGGAACTGTTGAAGGGAATATTGGACGTCACCCAAAAAACAGATTGCAAAACACCGTTTTTGAAGATGATGACGATGAAGAAAGAGGAAAACCTGCGGTTACTCATTTTAAAGTTTTAGAACGCTTAGGGTATGTAACCTTACTCTCTTGTAGGTTAGAAACCGGTAGAACACACCAAATTCGTGTACATTTAAAGCATATTGGTCATACATTATTTAATGACGAACGCTATGGAGGCGATAAAATTTTAAAAGGAACTACTTTTACAAAATACAAACAGTTTGTAGATAATTGTTTTAAAGCATTGCCAAGACAAGCGTTGCATGCCAGAACATTAGGTTTTGTGCATCCCACCACAGGAGAAATGAAACGTTTTGAATCTCAAATACCAGATGATATGGAAGCGTGTTTAGAGAAATGGCGAAACTATTCGAAGCACGCTATTTAA
- a CDS encoding T9SS type A sorting domain-containing protein, whose translation MKKHVLLSCLATFIGVTAITAQTEIGKKAKLTENGTIEVEDVQLPKNYNATQNKQQADVLFKFGREANPTIKNSRGTTLADIDNDGVDEILYGIDTTLYALEGDGTILWEKTVLGPILLPPTVVDLDDDGNHEIIVNTGYPTTVGRVYLKDNNGEDLPGWPLNFDDHWMINAPAVADLDGNGTLDIITGERAGSAEGYVHAINMDGTPINSNWPVQVDATPAFTPSIGDVDNDGNNDVVIATSSTGMRIYDNQGQLFPNFPLADPNISYSYQSPILADLDGDDDLEIIGSNHGNAAGFYVLNHDATYYPGWPIALGGWTYSPATVLDIDGDETFEIFMSDRNTSNDGTPLDVVYGLTPDGENIDNFPISKYGGTEGVLSIADINNDGVLEVIFPSTLTDAEGDGYIHAYSIDGSGEIDGFPLRPRGFTFLNGAVIGDVDDDGMMDLTANSYTQTFGQGIDSSYVTTYNLNVPYDENKIRRNGYKGSNSRDGLVVPEIIAGVEEFSSTSINLTPNPSNGILNLNLSIALENATISLYTIDGKQVFSEERSISKNEAIQYNFKDLSSGLYLVNISNGNKTFTAKWVKK comes from the coding sequence ATGAAAAAACATGTACTCCTCAGTTGTTTAGCCACTTTTATCGGTGTAACCGCTATTACAGCACAAACTGAAATAGGAAAAAAAGCTAAATTAACTGAAAATGGAACAATTGAAGTTGAAGACGTACAACTTCCAAAAAATTATAATGCAACACAAAACAAACAACAAGCCGATGTCTTGTTTAAGTTTGGTAGAGAAGCCAATCCTACCATAAAAAATTCGCGAGGGACAACGTTAGCAGATATTGACAATGATGGGGTTGATGAAATCCTGTACGGGATTGACACCACGCTATATGCCTTAGAAGGTGATGGAACCATTCTTTGGGAGAAAACAGTTTTAGGCCCTATTTTATTACCACCGACTGTTGTAGACCTTGATGATGATGGAAATCATGAAATAATTGTTAACACGGGTTATCCTACCACCGTAGGTCGTGTTTATTTAAAAGATAATAATGGAGAAGACTTACCAGGTTGGCCATTAAATTTTGATGATCACTGGATGATAAACGCTCCAGCCGTAGCAGATTTAGATGGTAACGGAACGTTAGACATTATAACCGGTGAACGTGCTGGAAGTGCTGAAGGCTATGTTCATGCCATAAATATGGATGGGACACCAATTAATAGCAATTGGCCAGTACAAGTAGATGCTACTCCTGCTTTTACTCCTTCCATTGGCGATGTGGATAACGACGGAAATAACGATGTTGTTATTGCCACCTCTTCAACTGGGATGCGTATTTATGACAATCAAGGACAGCTTTTCCCGAATTTTCCATTAGCAGACCCAAATATTTCATACTCCTACCAATCTCCTATTCTAGCAGATTTAGACGGTGATGATGACTTAGAAATTATAGGCAGTAACCACGGTAATGCAGCTGGATTTTATGTTTTAAACCACGACGCAACTTATTACCCAGGATGGCCTATTGCACTAGGAGGATGGACATACTCTCCAGCAACAGTTCTTGATATAGATGGAGATGAAACGTTTGAAATTTTTATGTCTGACAGAAACACTAGTAACGACGGTACTCCTCTTGATGTAGTTTATGGACTTACACCAGATGGTGAAAATATCGATAACTTTCCTATTTCAAAATACGGAGGTACTGAAGGAGTTTTGAGTATTGCCGATATCAACAATGATGGTGTTTTAGAAGTTATTTTTCCAAGCACCCTTACCGATGCTGAAGGTGATGGTTATATTCACGCATATTCTATAGATGGTAGTGGTGAAATTGATGGATTCCCTTTACGACCACGTGGTTTTACCTTTTTAAATGGAGCTGTTATTGGCGATGTAGACGATGATGGCATGATGGATCTTACTGCAAATTCGTATACACAGACTTTTGGTCAAGGAATTGATTCATCATATGTAACCACTTATAATTTAAATGTACCGTATGATGAAAATAAAATTAGACGCAATGGATATAAAGGCAGCAACTCCAGAGATGGATTGGTAGTTCCTGAAATTATCGCAGGAGTTGAAGAGTTTTCTAGTACCTCTATCAACCTTACCCCAAACCCTTCAAATGGTATTTTAAATTTAAACTTATCGATAGCGCTTGAAAATGCTACCATCTCACTTTATACTATTGATGGAAAGCAGGTTTTTTCTGAAGAAAGAAGCATTTCAAAAAACGAAGCTATTCAGTATAATTTTAAAGACTTAAGTAGCGGGTTATATTTAGTGAATATTTCTAACGGAAATAAAACGTTCACAGCTAAATGGGTGAAAAAGTAA
- the yaaA gene encoding peroxide stress protein YaaA gives MKIVVSPAKTLDYKSDLPTKKTTQPEFIEEAEILNNKLARKTKKEVAKLMSISDKLADLNYQRYKEFSIPFTKKNARPAVYAFAGDVYNGLDAYTIPEKKLDSLQNTLRILSGMYGILKPLDLMQPYRLEMGTNLKIQNHKNLYEFWGNTLTESLNKEMKDGELFINLASNEYFKVINTKELKAPVISPIFKDFKNGKLKIIAFYAKKARGSMVRYIIDKNIKTLKGIKGFDYDGYSYSEEYTENENEPVFIR, from the coding sequence ATGAAAATTGTAGTATCGCCAGCTAAAACATTAGATTATAAAAGTGACTTGCCCACAAAAAAAACTACACAGCCAGAGTTTATTGAAGAAGCTGAAATATTGAATAATAAGCTAGCGCGTAAAACTAAAAAAGAAGTGGCGAAACTTATGAGTATAAGCGATAAGTTAGCTGATTTAAATTACCAACGGTACAAAGAGTTTTCCATTCCTTTTACAAAAAAGAATGCTCGCCCAGCAGTATATGCCTTTGCAGGTGATGTTTATAATGGTTTAGATGCTTACACCATTCCTGAGAAAAAGCTAGATAGCCTACAGAATACCTTGCGTATCCTATCAGGTATGTATGGAATTTTAAAACCATTAGATTTAATGCAGCCTTATAGACTTGAAATGGGAACAAACCTAAAAATACAAAACCATAAAAATTTATATGAATTTTGGGGAAACACATTAACCGAATCTTTAAATAAAGAAATGAAAGATGGTGAGTTATTTATAAACCTAGCCAGTAACGAATATTTTAAGGTTATTAATACAAAAGAATTAAAAGCCCCTGTAATCTCACCAATTTTTAAAGATTTTAAAAATGGAAAATTAAAAATAATTGCTTTCTATGCTAAAAAGGCAAGAGGAAGTATGGTGCGATATATTATTGATAAGAATATAAAAACATTAAAAGGAATTAAAGGGTTCGATTATGATGGATATTCATATAGTGAAGAATATACTGAAAACGAAAACGAACCCGTATTTATTCGCTAA
- a CDS encoding uracil-DNA glycosylase family protein has protein sequence MFKHTHPYPPFIPENATKLIVGTLPPPRFTTKEYKPGDVNFCYGSRDGQLWPILNQLFNLNLSFETTDEAIKERKDFLRKEKIGICDMVSMAYRDKVDASDIGMQKVVLRDLIKILQENPTVHTLLFTGGNSKNGPEYFFRKKLKEYNLKLKIVKNTVPRIHEFLLPKASRIIKTVSLTAPSGAANRAVGSLQEYKKMKAENPSITTIDFRIWQYAPHFKK, from the coding sequence ATGTTTAAGCATACACATCCATATCCTCCTTTTATACCCGAAAATGCGACTAAATTAATAGTGGGAACGTTACCGCCTCCTCGCTTTACTACTAAGGAGTATAAACCTGGTGATGTTAATTTTTGTTACGGAAGTAGGGATGGTCAATTGTGGCCTATTTTAAATCAACTGTTCAACTTAAATCTTTCTTTTGAAACTACCGACGAAGCGATAAAAGAACGTAAGGATTTTCTTCGAAAAGAAAAGATAGGTATTTGCGATATGGTTTCCATGGCCTATCGTGACAAAGTGGATGCTTCAGACATAGGCATGCAAAAAGTAGTATTACGAGATTTAATAAAAATCCTTCAAGAAAACCCAACAGTACATACCTTATTATTCACTGGCGGAAACAGTAAAAACGGTCCAGAATATTTTTTCAGAAAAAAGTTGAAAGAATACAATTTGAAATTAAAAATTGTTAAAAATACCGTTCCTCGAATACATGAATTTCTTCTTCCCAAAGCGTCAAGAATAATAAAAACGGTTTCACTTACTGCTCCTTCAGGAGCAGCAAACCGTGCGGTTGGCAGTCTCCAAGAATATAAAAAAATGAAAGCTGAAAATCCATCAATAACTACAATTGATTTTAGGATTTGGCAATATGCTCCACATTTTAAAAAGTAA